One genomic segment of Tripterygium wilfordii isolate XIE 37 chromosome 9, ASM1340144v1, whole genome shotgun sequence includes these proteins:
- the LOC120004984 gene encoding E3 ubiquitin protein ligase RIE1-like produces MEPSPEISDRVEDAGTINSSDLTQNENARTTSSIETNTGNSYTVFLFWHLIKLIYTVGEITAAIVVLVVSRRRHEKPPDGLFIWVVVYAAICAASLPILFNRYFLAYPRLYNIVDNLKFGYEISFAIWFGVGNYWILGDHSSSSSKAPSLYRLSVVFLTFGYIKYATPFFLCSIVLCLRGRLSARRAAPTQCINALPTYKFKLLKNGSSNARDGETKIGEDGVVAAGTERERVICSDDAVCCICLARYEDSEDLKELPCSHLFHGVCVDKWLMVRALCPICKQMVRVNNRQSSSSGNSSQV; encoded by the exons ATGGAGCCGTCGCCGGAAATCAGTGATCGTGTAGAAGACGCGGGAACAATCAACAGCTCCGACTTAACCCAGAACGAGAATGCTCGAACGACTTCTTCCATCGAAACCAATACTGGGAATTCTTACACGGTGTTCTTGTTTTGGCATTTAATCAAGCTTATCTACACCGTCGGCGAAATCACGGCGGCGATAGTCGTGCTGGTGGTGTCGAGACGAAGACACGAGAAGCCACCAGACGGACTCTTTATTTGGGTTGTTGTCTACGCAGCTATTTGTGCGGCGAGTCTTCCTATACTCTTCAATCGATACTTCCTTGCATACCCTAG GCTTTATAACATTGTGGACAACTTAAAGTTTGGATATGAAATAAGCTTTGCCATTTGGTTCGGAGTTGGCAATTATTGGATATTAGGagatcattcttcttcttcttccaaggCTCCTAGTTTGTACAG ACTCAGCGTTGTATTTCTTACATTTGGATACATCAAGTACGCAACGCCTTTTTTTCTATGTTCAATTGTATTGTGCCTCCGCGGTCGCCTGAGTGCAAGAAGAGCAGCCCCTACCCAATGCATCAACGCTTTGCCTACTTACAAATTTAAGTTACTGAAAAATGGTAGTAGCAATGCAAGGGATGGTGAGACAAAAATTGGTGAAGATGGGGTTGTGGCTGCAGGAACAGAGAGGGAGCGTGTCATCTGTAGTGACGACGCT GTCTGCTGCATTTGCTTGGCAAGATACGAGGATAGTGAAGATTTAAAGGAGCTGCCCTGTTCTCATCTATTCCATGGTGTATGTGTGGATAAATGGCTCATGGTCAGGGCACTTTGTCCAATCTGTAAACAAATGGTTCGTGTAAACAATAGGcaatcatcttcttctggtAACTCTAGTCAAGTATGA
- the LOC120004985 gene encoding non-specific lipid transfer protein GPI-anchored 13-like has product MIKRKSPDIMRGSNKIAVSYIVVMVVASLTMASMATFEEDEKECADQLANLASCIPFVSGTASKPTPQCCQDTQKVKTNKPKCLCVLNKESTDPSMGLPVNTTLALHMPSICKIEASVSNCPSNVTLKNSKFLDCNRLDSMN; this is encoded by the coding sequence ATGATCAAAAGAAAATCACCAGACATTATGAGAGGAAGCAACAAGATAGCAGTGTCATACATAGTGGTAATGGTGGTGGCTTCATTGACCATGGCATCAATGGCAACATTTGAAGAGGATGAGAAGGAATGTGCTGATCAGCTTGCAAACCTCGCATCATGCATTCCTTTTGTTAGTGGGACTGCAAGTAAGCCAACCCCTCAGTGTTGCCAGGACACACAGAAAGTGAAGACCAACAAGCCCAAGTGTCTCTGTGTACTCAACAAAGAGAGTACTGATCCTTCAATGGGTCTCCCTGTTAATACCACTTTGGCCCTCCACATGCCTTCTATTTGCAAAATTGAAGCCAGTGTCTCCAATTGTCCTAGTAATGTCACCcttaaaaattcaaagtttTTGGATTGCAATAGACTAGATAGTATGAACTGA